A single Deinococcus aerophilus DNA region contains:
- a CDS encoding ABC transporter permease, translating into MAVFALRRLLSSIPTLLIVTLLVFAMVKLLPGDPARLILGQEATPQALAELRRSLGLDRSLPEQYLSWLASAVQLDFGTSLTDNSSVGRLIAQKLPVTLELALFAMLISMLISLPAGILSAVRRNTWIDRALTLFALSGISLPNFFLGILLIYLFSIRLAWIPASGYTSLLENPGRNLLLLLLPAITLGIGSAAVLTRYLRSSLSETLAQDYVRTAHAKGLPAGRVISKHALKNALIPFLTAFGLQLGGLLGGAVITEQIFSIPGFGRLLVDAVFTRDLPVIQAVVLVSAVAVFLVSFLVDLGYAAVDPRIRYH; encoded by the coding sequence GTGGCTGTCTTCGCGTTGCGCCGTCTGCTGTCATCCATTCCCACGCTCCTGATCGTGACGCTGCTGGTGTTCGCGATGGTCAAGCTGTTGCCCGGCGATCCGGCCCGGCTGATTCTGGGCCAGGAAGCCACGCCGCAGGCCCTGGCCGAGCTGCGCCGTTCGCTGGGCCTGGACCGCTCGCTGCCCGAGCAGTACCTGAGCTGGCTGGCCAGCGCCGTGCAGCTGGATTTTGGCACCAGCCTGACCGACAACAGCAGTGTGGGACGCTTGATCGCCCAGAAGCTGCCGGTCACGCTGGAACTCGCGCTGTTCGCCATGCTGATCTCGATGCTGATCTCGCTGCCTGCCGGGATTCTCAGCGCGGTGCGGCGCAACACCTGGATTGACCGGGCCTTGACCCTGTTCGCCCTGTCGGGCATCAGCCTGCCCAATTTCTTCCTGGGCATCCTGCTGATCTACTTGTTCAGCATCCGCCTGGCGTGGATTCCCGCAAGCGGCTACACCAGTCTGCTGGAGAATCCGGGCCGCAACCTGCTGCTGCTGTTGCTGCCGGCCATCACGCTGGGCATCGGCTCGGCAGCCGTGCTCACGCGGTACCTGCGCTCCAGCCTGAGCGAGACGCTGGCGCAGGACTACGTGCGGACCGCCCATGCCAAGGGGCTACCGGCGGGCCGGGTGATCTCCAAACACGCCCTCAAGAATGCGCTGATTCCCTTCCTGACTGCCTTTGGGCTGCAGCTGGGCGGCCTGCTGGGCGGAGCGGTCATCACCGAGCAGATTTTCAGCATTCCCGGTTTCGGACGCCTGCTCGTGGACGCCGTGTTCACCCGGGATCTGCCGGTGATTCAGGCGGTGGTGCTCGTGTCGGCCGTGGCGGTCTTTCTGGTGAGCTTCCTGGTGGACCTGGGCTACGCGGCGGTCGACCCGCGCATCCGGTACCACTGA
- a CDS encoding BadF/BadG/BcrA/BcrD ATPase family protein, producing the protein MTRTPLLLGLDAGGSGSQWALLRGGEVRASGMAPAFTAALLDTPAGRDALQELAAGLPGSPDGVHAGVPGLSRGSERAAQVEAALAQALGLSPERVTVEGDLDLAYRTHLSPGAGVLLYAGTGSVAYHVTAAGEVVRAGGRGYRIGDDGGGFDLGRHALRTLTDALDAGTLDPEQAPQTPLAREVAAITGGLDWPTLRAFAYGTPGAAALARLAPAVGRAADQGDPEAQRMVTQAAHALAELARRVLARTGPLPVTATGGALRTTALFGAALGRALPGATVQHRDHAEAAARYSAVRQEEALF; encoded by the coding sequence TTGACGCGCACACCCCTGCTGCTGGGACTGGATGCCGGGGGAAGCGGCAGTCAGTGGGCCCTGCTGCGCGGCGGCGAGGTGCGGGCTTCGGGGATGGCCCCCGCCTTCACGGCGGCGCTGCTGGACACGCCGGCAGGGAGGGATGCCCTGCAGGAACTTGCCGCCGGACTGCCCGGTTCGCCGGACGGCGTCCACGCCGGGGTGCCGGGCCTGAGCCGCGGCTCCGAGCGGGCGGCGCAGGTGGAGGCCGCCCTGGCCCAGGCCCTGGGCCTGAGCCCAGAACGCGTCACGGTGGAGGGCGATCTGGACCTGGCGTACCGCACCCACCTCTCCCCCGGCGCGGGTGTGCTGCTGTACGCAGGCACCGGCAGCGTGGCGTATCACGTCACGGCGGCGGGCGAGGTGGTGCGCGCGGGCGGACGAGGGTACCGCATCGGCGATGACGGCGGCGGCTTCGACCTGGGGCGCCACGCGCTGCGGACGCTGACCGACGCGCTGGACGCAGGCACGCTGGACCCAGAGCAGGCTCCCCAGACGCCGCTGGCCCGCGAGGTCGCGGCCATCACGGGCGGGCTGGACTGGCCCACGCTGCGTGCCTTTGCCTACGGCACACCCGGCGCGGCGGCGCTGGCCCGGCTGGCCCCGGCGGTGGGCCGCGCGGCCGATCAGGGGGATCCGGAAGCGCAGCGCATGGTCACGCAGGCGGCCCACGCCCTGGCCGAACTCGCGCGGCGGGTGCTGGCCCGGACCGGGCCGTTGCCGGTCACGGCGACCGGCGGAGCGCTGCGCACCACGGCGCTGTTCGGGGCGGCGCTGGGCCGCGCCCTGCCGGGGGCCACCGTGCAGCACCGCGATCATGCCGAGGCGGCGGCGCGCTACAGCGCCGTGCGCCAGGAGGAGGCCCTCTTCTGA
- a CDS encoding ABC transporter permease, with the protein MTALPANPGVRDSQRQTPLTLALRRFRRNRVGVLSAYVLAALYLTALLAGFLAPYSITAQHAEYSFQRPQAVHIVHDGQLMRPFVYGVKKTRDPVTFRSTFAPDTSTPLPILFVVRGDDPLEYRYNFLGVFRSQWHLFGVKDGFYFPLGTDKFGRDLLSRMLVGAQVSLTVGLIGIVISFGIGIVLGGVSGYFGGWVDNLIQRVIEVLLSFPRLPILLALSTIIPASWPSTWVYLGIVAVLALIGWAGLARVVRGQVISARHVDYVQAARAIGGSDLRVILRHIMPNLSSFLIVTATLALPGYILGESALSFLGLGIKEPMTSWGLLLKDAQNFETLNLYPWLLLPGVMIVLSVLAFNFLGDALRDAADTQSR; encoded by the coding sequence ATGACGGCACTTCCCGCAAATCCAGGGGTCAGGGATTCGCAGCGGCAGACCCCGCTGACCCTGGCCCTGCGCCGGTTCCGGCGCAACCGCGTGGGCGTGCTGAGCGCCTACGTGCTGGCCGCGCTGTACCTGACCGCGCTGCTCGCCGGATTCTTGGCGCCGTACTCCATCACGGCGCAGCACGCCGAGTACTCGTTTCAGCGCCCACAAGCGGTGCATATTGTCCACGACGGCCAGCTGATGCGGCCCTTTGTGTATGGGGTCAAGAAGACCCGCGACCCGGTGACCTTCCGCTCCACCTTCGCGCCGGACACCAGCACTCCACTGCCCATCCTGTTCGTCGTGCGCGGCGACGATCCGCTGGAATACCGCTACAACTTCCTGGGCGTGTTCCGCAGCCAGTGGCACCTGTTCGGCGTGAAGGACGGCTTCTACTTTCCCCTGGGAACCGACAAATTCGGGCGTGATCTGCTGTCGCGGATGCTCGTCGGGGCGCAGGTCAGCCTGACGGTGGGATTGATCGGTATCGTGATCAGCTTTGGCATCGGCATCGTGCTGGGCGGGGTCAGCGGGTATTTCGGCGGCTGGGTGGACAATCTGATCCAGCGCGTGATCGAGGTGCTGCTGTCCTTTCCACGGCTGCCGATCCTGCTCGCGCTGTCCACCATCATTCCGGCGAGCTGGCCGAGCACCTGGGTCTATCTGGGCATCGTCGCCGTGCTCGCGCTGATCGGCTGGGCCGGGCTGGCGCGGGTGGTGCGCGGTCAGGTGATCAGCGCACGGCATGTGGATTACGTGCAGGCGGCGCGGGCCATCGGCGGCAGCGACCTGCGGGTGATCCTGCGGCACATCATGCCCAACCTGTCGTCGTTTCTGATCGTGACCGCCACGCTGGCGCTGCCGGGCTACATCCTGGGCGAGAGCGCGCTGAGTTTCCTGGGGCTGGGCATCAAGGAACCCATGACGAGCTGGGGCCTGCTGCTCAAGGACGCGCAGAACTTCGAGACCCTCAACCTGTATCCGTGGCTGCTGCTGCCCGGCGTGATGATCGTGCTGTCGGTGCTCGCCTTCAACTTTCTGGGCGACGCGCTGCGCGACGCGGCGGACACCCAGAGCCGGTAA
- a CDS encoding ABC transporter permease, translating into MTSTLSKGPSPARRRLPAPLRRFLNNKLAVAGLFVLLVFALAALLAPWVAPYDPAQIFFSDLRAAPGAAHVFGADELGRDIFSRVVYGARVSLSAGLVSVSLALVFGGAIGLIAGYTGGWLDDVLMRVVDALLALPFLVLAIALAAILGPSLQNTMIAIAIVTAPAFARITRGEVLSQREREYVQAAHALGAGDGRMITRHLLPNISGALIVQTSLAVANAILAEASLSFLGLGIQPPAPSWGSMLNAARGYLTDAPWMAVFPGLAIFLAVLAFNLIGDGLREAIDPRGRVG; encoded by the coding sequence ATGACCTCAACACTTTCCAAAGGTCCGTCCCCGGCCAGGCGGCGTCTGCCCGCACCGCTGCGGCGCTTCCTGAACAACAAGCTGGCCGTCGCTGGCCTGTTCGTGCTGCTGGTGTTTGCGCTCGCGGCGCTGCTCGCCCCCTGGGTGGCCCCCTACGATCCCGCTCAGATCTTCTTCTCCGACCTGCGGGCCGCGCCCGGCGCCGCCCACGTGTTCGGGGCCGACGAGCTGGGACGCGACATCTTCTCGCGGGTGGTGTACGGCGCACGGGTGTCGCTGAGCGCCGGTCTGGTCTCGGTGTCGCTGGCACTGGTGTTCGGCGGCGCCATCGGCCTGATTGCCGGGTATACCGGCGGCTGGCTGGATGACGTGCTGATGCGGGTCGTGGACGCGCTGCTGGCGCTGCCCTTTCTCGTGCTCGCCATCGCGCTGGCCGCCATTCTGGGTCCCAGCCTGCAGAACACCATGATCGCCATCGCCATCGTCACGGCCCCCGCCTTTGCCCGCATCACGCGCGGCGAGGTGCTGTCGCAGCGCGAGCGCGAGTATGTCCAGGCCGCGCACGCGCTGGGGGCCGGCGACGGGCGCATGATCACCCGCCACCTGTTGCCCAACATCAGCGGGGCGCTGATCGTGCAGACCTCGTTGGCGGTGGCCAACGCGATCCTCGCCGAGGCCAGCCTGTCCTTCCTGGGACTGGGCATCCAGCCGCCCGCGCCAAGCTGGGGCTCCATGCTCAATGCCGCGCGCGGCTACCTCACCGACGCTCCGTGGATGGCTGTATTCCCTGGTCTGGCGATCTTCCTGGCCGTCCTGGCCTTCAACCTGATCGGAGACGGACTGCGCGAGGCCATCGATCCGCGCGGTCGGGTGGGATAG